The genomic DNA AGATTTACTGGTTGAGATCACTGGAGCTGCAGAGGAAAAATTTATCATACGGATTGATAATCAATCGGCAATTGCTCTTACAAAGAACCCAATCTTTCATGGAAGGAGTAAGCACATACACAGACGCTATCACTTCATAAGAGAAAGAGTTGAGAATGGCCAGATTGAAGTAGAACATGTTCCAGGAAATGAGCAAAGAGCTGACATTCTTACTAAAGCTTTAGACAAAAACAAGTTCAGAGAAATGAGAAGTCTCATGGGAGTTCAAGACCTGACAAAGACAGCCTTCAAGCTTAAGGACGAGATCGTTGGGATAAGCTTGAAGAAACCTTGAGTTAGAAGATAATTCCTAATCCTAGAATAGTTGAGTTTGCAAAGAGATAAGGATCAAAGTATTTTGGAGATATCTAAATACTAGTAGTTCCTACTAGGATTAGGAATAGCAGAGTTATATATAAGGATATGTTGAGATGTGACATAACTTATGAGgttttgagaaaagagagatagagagctTAAGTTTTGAAAGATTTTCTTAAGCTAAATAAAAGTAAGTTGTGCTTTTaattcttgtgttctttacaAACCTTTGTTCTATACTTCTCTCATCACCATGcctttcttgtcttttcttgatttgagtGACAATTATCTCATTGGCTCATTTGAAATCACTAATATTTCTTCGTCTAAACTCGAGATTTTACTACTTGGGAATAACCATTTTGAAGCAGAGATCATAGATCCTATTTTAAAGTTGGTTAATCTCCAATATCTCAGCCTCTCTTCCTTAAACATAAGCCATCCGGTTGACTTaacactcttctcttctctccgaTCTTTGTCATACCTTCATCTTTCCAGAACCAGTTTAACACCATGGAGTGTGAAGTCAGGCATCAGAGTTCCAAAGGACATGGAGATCTTGATCTTGTCCGGATGCAACATCAGTGAATTCCCCAGATTCTTGAAGTCCTTAAAGAAGTTATCGTTTTTAGATCTTTCAAACAACAGAATCAAAGGAGAAATTCCTGATTGGTTATGGAGTCTTCCTCTTTTAGCCTCTCTGGATCTTCACAACAATTCATTCACTGGATTCAAAGGTTTGCTGGATCATGTTTTAGCCAATTCATCCGTACAAATATTAGATATTGCTTCAAACTCTTTCAAATGTTCATTCCCTAATCCACCAGTATCCATCATCAACTTGGCTGCTTGGAACAATAGTTTCACAGGAGAGATACCTCTCTCTGTCTGTAACCGAACCGCTCTCGCTCTTCTTGATCTATCCTACAACAACTTCACTGGCTCAATCCCTCCATGTATGGGTAATTTTACCATAGTGAATCTCCGGAAAAACAAGTTGGAAGGAAACATTCCAGACGAGTTCTATAGTGGTGCTTTGACACAGACATTTGACGTTGGATACAATAGGCTAACCGGAAAGCTTCCAAGATCGCTCTTAAACTGCTCTCTCATAAGATTTTTAAGTGTGAATCATAACAGAATCAATGACTTGTTTCCCTTCTCGCTCAAGGCATtgccaaatttgaaagttcttATTCTCCATTCAAACAGATTTTGTGGTCCTATATCTCCACCTGATGTGCAAGGTCCTCTTGCATTTCCCAAGCTCCAGATACTCGAAATATCGCATAACAGATTTACCGGAACCTTACCAATAAATTACTTTGCAAACTGGAGTGCAACAATCCGCAAAGATGAAAGATGAAAAAAGGCTATATATGGGAATTTATTCGTATGATCGGTTTGGCTATGATGATAAGTTGGATTTGTAATACAAAGGTCTATACATGGAGCAAGGGAAAGTTCTTACTTTCTACTCTGCCATTGGTTTCTCTGGAAACAAACTCGAAGGAGAGATTCCAGAATCTATTGGTCttttgaaaacattgattgCTCTCAACTTATCAGACAACTCATTCACAGGACATATCCCTATGACTTTCGCCAATGTGACTGAGCTCGAGTCATTAGACCTGTCAGGGAACAATCTCTCAGGGGAGATTCCACAAGAACTCGGGAGACTATCGCATTTGGCGTACATAGATGTGTCTAATAATCAGCTCACTGGTAGAATACCACAAGGGACACAAATCATAGGGCAGCCTAAATCCTCATTTGAAGGGAATCGAGGGTTATGTGGTCTTCCTCTTGAAGAAAACTGTTTAAGGGAAGACGCACCATCCACACATGAgcccaaagaagaagaagaagaaggaatattGGAGTGGAGAGCAGCAGCAATAGGGTATGGGCCAGGAGTGTTGTTTGGATTGGACATGTTGTTGCTTTGTACAAGCCTTGGTGGTTCATCAAGAATGATGGTCAGAGGCATCAGACACCTGTagtattgatttgtttctttttatgtacttttttttgtgtgtagttTGATCTGTGAATGCGTCTTAAGTTAATGAAAATCATGATTATGGCATGTTGTGTGTCACTACTTACTATAAACTCTGTTTCTGTTAAGAGAGGAGCCGAAACTACTAAATTACTTCCACATTATTATggaaacataagaaacaaaataaattgtgGGATCTTATTTACCAACAGACGAAAAcatgtgaatttttttgaataatggaaacaaaattaacccttagtgtttagggttttctaCAAAATTGTAAGGATAACAAATAGGCATTAAACCGACTCTCGTATTAGGTTTGttcaaatcaatttaatcaCATTATAATCAAATTCTTATAAGAATAGGAACCtgatgttttttactttttttaataccttCTCGTATGTTATCCAATCCGAACTGTGAGTATCTATCTgtcaatgttttgttttggagacACTATTGGTTTTTGACTtctgtaacaaaaaaacaaagcatagaaaattaaaagaagcaGA from Camelina sativa cultivar DH55 chromosome 7, Cs, whole genome shotgun sequence includes the following:
- the LOC104704265 gene encoding receptor-like protein 12 translates to MPFLSFLDLSDNYLIGSFEITNISSSKLEILLLGNNHFEAEIIDPILKLVNLQYLSLSSLNISHPVDLTLFSSLRSLSYLHLSRTSLTPWSVKSGIRVPKDMEILILSGCNISEFPRFLKSLKKLSFLDLSNNRIKGEIPDWLWSLPLLASLDLHNNSFTGFKGLLDHVLANSSVQILDIASNSFKCSFPNPPVSIINLAAWNNSFTGEIPLSVCNRTALALLDLSYNNFTGSIPPCMGNFTIVNLRKNKLEGNIPDEFYSGALTQTFDVGYNRLTGKLPRSLLNCSLIRFLSVNHNRINDLFPFSLKALPNLKVLILHSNRFCGPISPPDVQGPLAFPKLQILEISHNRFTGTLPINYFANWSATIRKDER